The Dermacentor variabilis isolate Ectoservices chromosome 4, ASM5094787v1, whole genome shotgun sequence genome contains the following window.
TTTGGCAACGAGATGCAGCTGCTAAATAACGTCACTGTAATCGCCCTagacaacactgatgtacgcatgcgcatttgttgatTCTCCCTGCTCTGCTGCAACAGTAAAaccagttgaagttcagcgcgcGACCTGTCGTTTCTTACTCCCCCTCCGAAgtccttatttttcttttggcgcaacaatgtattcattagatatAACTTAtttcttgacttgctgggagccatttgattacaaaattttgatgctagtgcagCGTAATCGTGAGCGGCATGATTATTTCTCGAGCGTCGCAGGTGACTGACATTCCTCTTTTTGCTACAACATACGCCGAAAAAAGTCCGTCAAAAATCACATCGCTGGAGCgcgaaaatttaaactgattctgaaagttcagcgcctgtactaactactggatGGCCTAAAATGGATAAGAAACGGCTCCAACATGTGGAAATTGGCGATCTAAAGCATCGGTCACCGgtgatcgatttgaataggcGTGGCAACGAAATAGTTAAGCGACGCCGACTCCACAATCGATGTCTGCGCCGACGAGGACATTGGCTGTTGCTAAAAAAATATGCGGTCATTCGGCTATGATAGCGCGGTCCAGTTCTGGGCCGCAAGTTTATAGCAATGCATTCCGCTCGATTCTTTCACATGCCGCCCTTATCATTCACCGTTCGCGACCGCGTTGATATCAATGATTACGCAGGCGGAGCACCGCTCTTACCACTGACGAAGCACAAGGGGTGGCACCGGAAAAGGCATCGCTTTATGATCGCTACAATATCGCGGTCATGTTATGTTGTCAGTGTTGAAGATTCGGTGCATGTATTGATTGCGCTTTCATCCATCTATTctattcgtcctgcagtggacataaaaataggctgatgatgatgatgatcaagttATAGATGGGCTGaaaacatgcgcattcatgtttTCATTTATGCACATTGATCATTTCCACAATCAACATTCTGCAGCTACACCTCAATGACCTCAACATGGCAGGTTCGTAGATCCGCACACTTCTTGGAAGCCCAACCTTTGAGCTTTTTTACTGTAataatttctctctctccttctctctgcAACACTTCTAAGCTACCTTCACAGACGTTAAGAGCTTCTTCACTTACAGCAGCCTAAAATTTTTTTGATGTAGGCAGAAGTTCTTGTCTGTTAGACGTATGTTTCTGTCTGATATGTAGCTTATGCACATCTATTTTTGCAATTGTAAAACAGTAAGAGTATGTTTAAGACTGAATACCATGTAGTTTTGTTTCAATATTACATTATTTAGCCGCCTCTTCAAGGAACGCAAACAATTTTTGGCACCCATTACGATTAGTCGTTCAAGTAAAAAATGACTAATTAGTGAAAGACGCCGGGTGGAGGTCCGCCAGATTTTGGCCGACAAATTGAAACAGTGCTTCAGTGGCTAGACAGCAACAGCTACTTCGAATGTTGATATTATGGAATCCCCCATagacgatttttcattttttccctgGCCCTATCGGGAGCACCTTCCCCTAATCCCAACAGAAATCAAATGCTCCACTTCTCATGTAGTAGCGCTGGCTGTGACTTGTAGCAGCAGAAGGCTCAGCCTGGCAATCAAGACCAGCGAATGCTCCGCCTAACATATCTTACAATTTTACTGCGGTATATCACTACATgcccatcaaaccagtctctctaaGGAATGCAAGAAGACTTGAAGCTTTTGGTGTGGGCTACAGGCTCTTGACACTGCCCAGGCTGCATGTCAGATCAACGCCTCACGCAGCAAGTCCAGGCAACACTGGCATGGAGGGACCAATCTGCCCACATTGTGAGAGCATCGAAACTGCATGCGCACTCTTGCTTAGAGCTACAGAAATGGCACAGATCTTGTTTTGCTACTTCAAGCCAATAGCAAAATTATTCGCTTTCACCTACAACAAATGTACGCCAATGGGCACATTTTTGGAGAGAATGaatgctttttttgtgtgtgtgtgctggagTAGCAGCATTTGAAGCAATGGAAACGCACAAAAAATTGTTTTTCTCTGATGTCGCCATGCTGTACATGAAGTTGTGCTTTGACATAGCAATTCAACAGAGCCTGCGAGCACGGTTCGACTCGCTATTGGAGTCGCTCACTCTTTCGTAGTACGACTTTGACACTCTTGCGAGCCCTCAATTTTCGCTTACTTTATCGTGCTCAAAGTGATTAGCAGAGGTAATCATTAAGTGTGCCCATTATATTCACGCCACTTAAATGTCAATGCATTTTGCTGGATCACTGCTAATGCACCCACACTTTGAAGACAGCAAAATGGAAAACTAAGATTTAGggcgcgttaaagggacactaaaggttaccagaaactcaagttaaagtggtagagcaatgttctagaacgtctaaggcgtcaatataatcgcgaacagagctttagtaaccgagaaattgaggtaaatgcatgacacgatttgagaccccccagcgacattccggtactagcccgatgacgaaaggactcctcataatttgtgttactaatactcaactactcgtattaaaaatatcatttcattcgattataagacggaaaaaaatgctacttgtctacgtctattcgattctaagaaaaaataacattttgacgttgcccttcagtaatatgggtgttcgaaaggtttcgttttcgctcgactctgcgcgctcgactctgcgccgcgcacgctttggagtttcagtagcttcgttatcgcgtcgtgctgtgagggttctgctggctcgcgaaactttcatttggaacaagcagcgagaatgccacgtccatgtgatgtcgtgggaagccctcgttgctttcccgctccggagagccggtgtcgaggccgccgtcgtagtacgcaacgacgccggcagtgcgagccctcagcagcaggtcgcgctcgtcggtgctcaaatcgctgaagttgagcccaccatcgcgagccaatctgtcggtgtcagggtccattgcgacgagcgtcgaagttagcgtcatagaatgaagtaccagcttatgggcgtcttgcgctggagtttgaggtatagtagcggcgcctggtggcggtgcgggaaacgacatgtgggtcgtgccagcttgggtcgtattgagccctggctgtggcgaagcacgtttctaggccgagttttgcgtcgattcgcacatttttatgccctgttgcgagtgcgaaaaggctcgtcgcttctcatagaccacgccgaccacgctgcgagctcgccgcagcctatagttttacgaaaacggactctccgtgtgccgtgggacgtaatgtggcacgtaattcgtttctccttccgctagccaccatactcccgctttcgctctgctctcggctctgtttctggccgcgcgttcgcgttttgcgcagaaaagccgtagcgccgtctgcggacgccgttctactcaccgatggtgcaacgtcactatgagaccatgatgtcagtactcctcgatcagagggcgggcgatttgaactgcgctagaggtacgcggacgcttcagaacgcattttctcttaaaataagtctctccttggcacgaaacaagcgtttcgaggtttctgtgatggtatttcaacagtccacgttgacttaatagtaacctttagtgtccctttaaggtagaCACAAATGTAAATTTTTGTAATACAGGCCACCTCATGGTAGCCTTCTggagcattattattattattgtgcatAGCAGCACTATCGCAAGTCGGTGACATAGATCACGCTATCAAACATAATTGGAAAATATGAATGGAAGTAACTCGTCTCAAGTTGAATATCAGAGTAAATGGGTCCAGTCAGCCAGACACCACCACTCTATGCGAATAGCGCCTCCTAGGCGCATACCTTCACTGGATGCTAAGTAACAGGAGCCTGCCCTGGCCACCAGCATGAGTGCAGAGGGGGGATGAAGCCTATCAAACACAGAAAGTGTTTCATGTCTCCAGACTCTTCACATGCAGTGTATAGTTCAAGGAATATATACACCCACTCTTAAATAACAATACTGGCATATTAGAAGATCCTATGTAGTGAAAAAGGTGTTCATATGTTGCAACACAGCTCCTCTCCCAAATGCGTACAATGAGCGAGTGTCCATTGTCACTGCAGATGTCTTCACAAGAAAGCATGAGAATATTACCAAAGAAAATTTTTGAAACCCAATTCTTAGTGAAGATAAACATGCGCAGGGCTGCAGAGGTTTCATTGAAAGCGCCAGTCCTGGTCAATCTATTCATTATAGTTGTGCGACTGTAATAAAAGTAGGGTGGAAAGTAACATTAAACTCGCCAACTACATTTTAATAATTGCTCATTTACTTCTGTGGGGCTGTAATAGGTAACTATAATCAATAGCATTTTTAAAGAATTGTAATTTTAACCGGCAACAAATTTTTACTGTAACAAATACAAGTCTGAACACTAATCACGCACACACAGATGCAGCTTCCATCGGGTGCATGCCCATCTAGCATTTCTCAGGACGGCTAACAACGTTCTGTGCGAGCAAGTTGTAGCAttcattttttctctcttctgCCGCAGAAGCCTGCTACCTGTTTGGAGCATGTTGAAACTACTGCTACAAGAACTAGTGAGCATTGTTAGGAATGGCTGGCCGGGGtagcaacgtgccagctatttcagcccgctgcacgtgcttcgaccgacccgcggtggcggcgcccttcagagaacgagcAAGAACGACAATGCTAACTGACCATGCGCCGCGTTTGgaggatcggtgacgacagcagggttGGCCACATTTGGCAccccgtgcattgttggttaatttgccgggtcgCCATAGTCTCTCTGCGGAAGGGGAGCCGCCCTGGCAAAAGTGTGCCTTGCAGTACGGCGGCCCCAGGCTTTGTCACAGTCTGccgacacacgtggcgactagaggaaaaaggcagctctggaatttagaggcgctggcgggggtcgggcgtgaccacctgactacggggacgccagacaatggatacgacgacgactgtgctgcaaaggtcgtcggccctcgaagagagcaccgaaacctgtgcggcgtgtgtgtgtgtgtaaaacccctacccTCTTCTCACAAAGGCGACCATGAGGACTtcctacgatgacgtcgaacgatgacgtcggaCGGAGTAgctataagcggctgttgtcggctgctggTGTGTGCTCGTCGTCATGCTCCGTTCTTGTCAGTGTGtgtggagcttcgtgctcgtatgcttTATgattcgtcttgcgggctccactgggagccacgctagactgtcgatgtatgtcttgtttaaacagtaaataatgtaaataaaccctgctcgcctagtcctgtcgccccaagttcctccgatcgtcctacaagcccgacttcAAATCCAATAGCATTCAGTTCAGCAAATGCGGTGAACTTGGCGACTGCTTATGGAGGGTGCCTTCATATTCTGACCTCCATGTACGGAGGCCCGCGTCGTGTGCATATGAAGGCAACCTATCACTGCATTCACAACTGCAAGACACATGGTGCCCTTGCTTGATGAATGAGCCTACTTCGCACTAGAGGCGAGTACCATGGAAGGTGCCAGGTATCGCTGCTAGATTTCAGGGTGACAAATTTTTATCGGCCTCAATGGTTTGTTAACATGAAGGGCTAACAATAAGAACAGGAGAAAGGAAACTATGAATAGCTTTGTTTCAAAGGGAGTGGTCATAatatccagccatccatccaatATCCCTATGGTGAAACCAAACACCTATGGTTACCACAGCTATTTCCATTTTTTGGGTGTGTACTGTAGTTCCCATCAAGCAGCTGCGCTCTCCCATTAGAACAGTTTCAAGTTCTGGTAGCGAGCCAGATTCATGGGAGTGACGCTATGAAAGAAAGAACGCATTTAAAATAGTGCTGATCATGCTCGTAACACTGCTGTCAATTTGCAGGTCAGAATGACACTGAGTAACAGCTTGCTACTGCATAATCATGCATCGATTCTATATGCAAATGCTGGAGCCGGCTTTTGCATTTCGAAAAGGGGCTTAGCAGCAAAAGCATGCAAAGTtgcctttttttgctttttcatttttttagtaTGCAGATTCTGCGGCACCAACACATGCTTCACACAGCCAACAAGCAGTAAGTGACATGCCACACTAGTGTACTGAAGCATTTAGAACAGACTGCAACTAGCTTTTTAAAAGGCAGACAAGTGCTAGTTTGGGATCACAGACTGACACGCAGGTACATTTATTAAAAACTACAGTCACTCAAACAATATACAAAACCACAATAGACAGATCTCTATCACCCTTCATTCCTGCACTTCATTTTGTGCCCAAGACAGAATAAAAACACGATAGAAAATGGTGAACATACACACTCCAAAGTCACATCACTGGCACCAAGGCAGACTTCGGGAGGCACATCCTGATGAAGAGTATTAAATATATCTTGCACAATGCACACACATGCGCACCCAGTGTGCTGCTCACTCCACTATAAGTGAAGCAGACAGCACAGGTCCCGTAGAAATTGTCTGCGTTGCAGCTTCCGGTAATGTTGCCTGCTGAACTGCTCTGCGCCATAGTGGCTGCAGCTTGACAACCAGAAGGAATGTTGAATCTTCAATGTTGCCCAAAGCACGTGCTGCAACTCTTTTCCCAACGTGAAGCTCTGACCAGTCATGACTAGCAATAGAATCAGAGTTTGCAATAAGCCTGACGGAAACACCTCGGACAATGGATTTGAGTACTGAAACTGTAGGCGTGATGAGAACAACAGTGGCAGGTATTGAGTACACCACCTCAGGCCTGTCACACGTGGCACTGGCAAAAGGAAGGACTTCATCAAGGTACCACTGATTGTCCCTGCTTGGAGTGCTGCTGGTAGAACATCTATCCACTTGCCTTTCACTATGTGGCACAAGCCCATTATCACCTGCTGCAAGGTGGTCACTGTTAGACTTTGGGGTCTGATTTCTCAGAAGGGCAGAGATTTCTTCGTCAGTGTCTTGCTCAGACTCATCATCCGCTGACAAATCTGGATCAATATCGCAGGGAGCAACTCGGCTACTGCTAGTGCTGCTTTCATCACTAGAGGCTGCTTCCACTGCATGTCTTTTGTGATACAACctgctgccactatgtggaagTCCGTGCCTACTAGAGTCTGACATTAGGCTGCTGCGAAGACCTGAGGCTATCGACAATACAGGTGGTGACGTAGATGTGGCATGCATCACATTCATTTCTTGAACCTCCAGTGTATTGAAATCTTTTTCTGATGTTTTGTTTTCAGGGTCAATGCTTTGATTGGCAAGTGGAGGCCGAGACCCTTGCAGTTGCCCTGTGGAAGCTGCTGGAAGTGGTTCAATGTCCCAAATTCCCGCTCCAGCCCAGGCAGTAAGGCTTTCctttggtgcttcacaacttgtGGCATTACCCTGAACAGCCACAGGTGCAGAAATCACTGGTAATGTTGCACACTGCACGTGATTATTATTAATAGGCAAGGTTGCATCCAGCACATTCTCTGGTGCATTATGTGTCATTGATGAAAGTCTACCCAGATCAAGCGCACTTTGTGAACTCTGCTCTTCAGAGGCAACACTCCCGATTACTTTTTCACATGGCTCAGACGTATCCATCGCCGAGATGTGGGGCAAGTTCATAATTCTTCGATCATATGGTGTATCCCAGTCAAAGTCATCATAACCATCATCAACAATTGTAACATCAGCACTGTCATCCTGAGTGCTTTCCTGCACAACTACTTCACCTTTCTTTACTACTTCCTCAACGGGCACATTTGTGAAGCTTGGAGAATGAACATTTTCTGTATGATGGTCAACTGATGGTGGAGCTCCCGACTGTGCTAATTCAGAGTCTGAGGCGCTGGAGTAAAATATGCAGTCATCACCATTAGTGGATGTGTTGTCATCACTTGCAGCCTCAGACATGTCTGACTGATGCTTCGCACCATTGCAAGCGTGAGCTCGTTCTCCCTGCTCACTACCTTCCTCTTCATCTTCACCACAAGGTGTACTGCCAGCACTTTGAAGTTCCACAATGACCCACTCAGATTCATTGCTGTCCTTGACAGCAATGAATTCCACCTCTTGGCCAACTATTAGTTCGTTGTAATTAGTCGATGTGGCACTGAGGGCATCTTTCTTGAAAACAACTTCAGCGTAGTCATCGGAGCTACCAAAGGTAGCTGCAAGTAGTCCGCTCTCTCCATCTAAACTAATAATCCAGCCCATGCCATTGACTGGCATGCATTTTGTCTCTGGTTTTGTACTTGAACCCACATCCACATGGTGACCAGAATCGGGTTTCCCAGGGCTGTGTTTCTGCTCTTCCTTGAGCTGCAACAAATCATCACAAATTTCAAACCTGTCCTTGCACGTGAGCACTACCTTCAAAACAGTGCTGCTGCTGAAATGATTATTAAATCCTTCGTCTTTCAAGTTTTCGAGGACAGACAAAAGTGGTGCTTTGCCATCGGTACACTTCAACAACTCTTTCTCCAGCATTTGTGTGATTTCTTCAACATCATCAGGCATTGCTGACTTAGGAACAACAACAAAGTGCTCCTTATTTACAACAAAGAATTCCTCTCTGCGGTGCAGGAACTCCAGCATTGCTTTGATGTCAGGAACAAGACACTGGAACAGTCTTTCAGTGCTAGGCCGTAATGTTGTATGGAAGACTGAGATTTCAACAATGTCTTCAGCAGCAAGCTTCACACAAACTTCAGCCAATGCATCTTCCAGGGCAGATAGCAGAGAGCTGGCATATCTGAGAGGCCATGACAAAATGGTATTGTCCTTCACAATCTTAAACATGTCAAAACAATTGCTAACTAGAGAGCAAAGCTTTTCAGTCTTACTTTTTCCTGGCTGTTTGTTAAGCTCTTGGCTGTACTGGTCTTTAACTATGTTCAGATGCCCAAGGATTGTTGAGAATGGCTTGGGGCTTTTCACGAGTAATGCAGCTGCCACTACGCCAACTACCAACCTAAATGAACTGGGCATGGTGTCAAGTGGGCAAACTTCATCATCAGTTTCAGCAACTTCTCCATCAATTTTTGTAAGCCAGACAACATTGATTGGCcgaagcacataaaaaaaatcatCGTACTTCAAGAAAAACTTGACAAATTTCTCCTGTGGGTAGACCTCTTCAAAGTACTCCTTCACGAATGAAGAAGCTTTGGGAAGGTTTTCTTGCAACATGCTGATGGGCACTGGATACGTGTTCACACGAAGAGACTTGATGAGATCAACAAAATACTCTAGTGCTGAAGCTTCATGTGTATTTTCTGAGGCACTTTCAAAGTCATATTCATCTATATCACTGGAATCCCTCTTTGAGGACCCACTGCCAGCCGAAAGGTACACATTCTTGTTCTTGGACATCGCAAACTTGGTTGGCGACTTGAGAAAAAATGACTTGAAGTTGTCTTTAGTGTAGACTTTGATCAAATAACCTTGCACTTTAGGTGGAGTCAGGGGCAAGAAACTCCAAAGAACTTCTGGGGAAATGGCTTTGACTTGATGGGCCTCCAATAGTTGCATCAAAGCAATATAAAAATCAACAGCCAATACATTTGGTTGCTTTTTTGCTGTTGTGTCTGAGCCTATGTCCTTTTCAACGGCAAGACAAATATTGCCATTTTTGCTCACCCTGAAACGGCTCTGGTAGTGCTGAAAGAATTCCACCACATTCTTCCCATAGTTTTCTGAGAGGTAGCCTGTAAGCCTACGATTAAGACACGATGAAATCTCTAGGGCAGTTTCTGGTTTTACAACACGCACACCATAGCAGTAGGCTAAGTGGAAAAGATCAGCAAAATATTTCTCAAGCTGCTTTTCCACTTGAACATTTCTTGCGTGCCATGCACCTACATTATCCTCGCAGCCAGAGACCCTTCCTTCCGAAGTGCTGCTGGAAGAACTATGATGGGCCAGTTCACAATTTCCTGCATTGGATGCCTGgcctctggcagttgtagcaagcTCAACTACCCCCGTGCTCT
Protein-coding sequences here:
- the LOC142579636 gene encoding uncharacterized protein LOC142579636; the encoded protein is MSNVEKQCLGYFTNVIQSEKQTELSPVSIADLGSYLISAQVNLRRHIKSVYSGDLVEFFKRFPEIFQLEGTAHVYLTSDILKKYGIDELEKMAVDFFKNKLKTMNAFHFSAVPLMALRKCIGEAPLGVQALMAKNYPAKEMRRLLQAHPDVFGVSNSGNVYLVGEVPRPLEDCNFQNYWSSDASCMDAEISQDEADAVQFFRRVLNSPGIELGSCSVDSLFAQVCEAPDNVQHFIKSNYTELNFLDFFRAHKSAFSVTTSGSSPADMFDGSDQQESDEEEFPALPTTENDYSEKHSDDPWEPSRGRSGVIDAEVAAIKYFEDVIKSRMQRNEMTHVDQLRQGLADAPLIVFSYFSDEYPYGKFDKFFLDHAENFSIESTGVVELATTARGQASNAGNCELAHHSSSSSTSEGRVSGCEDNVGAWHARNVQVEKQLEKYFADLFHLAYCYGVRVVKPETALEISSCLNRRLTGYLSENYGKNVVEFFQHYQSRFRVSKNGNICLAVEKDIGSDTTAKKQPNVLAVDFYIALMQLLEAHQVKAISPEVLWSFLPLTPPKVQGYLIKVYTKDNFKSFFLKSPTKFAMSKNKNVYLSAGSGSSKRDSSDIDEYDFESASENTHEASALEYFVDLIKSLRVNTYPVPISMLQENLPKASSFVKEYFEEVYPQEKFVKFFLKYDDFFYVLRPINVVWLTKIDGEVAETDDEVCPLDTMPSSFRLVVGVVAAALLVKSPKPFSTILGHLNIVKDQYSQELNKQPGKSKTEKLCSLVSNCFDMFKIVKDNTILSWPLRYASSLLSALEDALAEVCVKLAAEDIVEISVFHTTLRPSTERLFQCLVPDIKAMLEFLHRREEFFVVNKEHFVVVPKSAMPDDVEEITQMLEKELLKCTDGKAPLLSVLENLKDEGFNNHFSSSTVLKVVLTCKDRFEICDDLLQLKEEQKHSPGKPDSGHHVDVGSSTKPETKCMPVNGMGWIISLDGESGLLAATFGSSDDYAEVVFKKDALSATSTNYNELIVGQEVEFIAVKDSNESEWVIVELQSAGSTPCGEDEEEGSEQGERAHACNGAKHQSDMSEAASDDNTSTNGDDCIFYSSASDSELAQSGAPPSVDHHTENVHSPSFTNVPVEEVVKKGEVVVQESTQDDSADVTIVDDGYDDFDWDTPYDRRIMNLPHISAMDTSEPCEKVIGSVASEEQSSQSALDLGRLSSMTHNAPENVLDATLPINNNHVQCATLPVISAPVAVQGNATSCEAPKESLTAWAGAGIWDIEPLPAASTGQLQGSRPPLANQSIDPENKTSEKDFNTLEVQEMNVMHATSTSPPVLSIASGLRSSLMSDSSRHGLPHSGSRLYHKRHAVEAASSDESSTSSSRVAPCDIDPDLSADDESEQDTDEEISALLRNQTPKSNSDHLAAGDNGLVPHSERQVDRCSTSSTPSRDNQWYLDEVLPFASATCDRPEVVYSIPATVVLITPTVSVLKSIVRGVSVRLIANSDSIASHDWSELHVGKRVAARALGNIEDSTFLLVVKLQPLWRRAVQQATLPEAATQTISTGPVLSASLIVE